The genomic segment CATAAAATAGTTTTGAGTTGAGATTGATAGGAGACAAATAAACTGAAACCTACAAAAACTCCATCAAACTCATTCCAGACATAATggaaatgatggagaaaaaaagtTTGACGATTGCCTTTTGGGACCTTCACCTCGTAGAGGAAGTAAGGAGCTTTCTAATGCAGCTTCTTCTGCAACCAATTAGAGGTTGTATTGTATGCATGCTATGTCTTTGAATGACAAGGCAACTTTAGTTCCACTTGAGAAGATCGCTTTGGATCCAAACATTAATATTCTCTTATCTTAATTTGTTATATAGAGTTAAACgtaattataacatttttttttcatatttcacttaccataaattttaatcTCAATCTCTTTCTTGGTTTTTAATCTCAATCATGTAACTGGTTCAGACTCTCTTACCACGAATCGACGTAATTCATATATTCTTATatttaaattctataaaaaaatagataCTTTGAAATTTTAGGTAATTAAGTTTGTTTCTgtattaagggtctgtttgatagggggaaaatattttccggaattGATTTTCCCTATTTTCCAGTGTTTGATtggaggaaaatattttccttttggaAAATCAATTACAAAACACGGGAAAATGCCTTACAATTTTTGGGAAATTGTCTTACCGATTCAAtctccgtaagacattttcctaaaGCTCTCAGGCATTCTTCTCCCTTCATCCAGTAAGCTCCCTTCATCCATTCTTCTCCCTTCCTTCATTCCTTCAAATTTCTGTTATTGAAAGCTTCATTTTGGTTCAGAACTGGAAACCGCTGCTGGTACGTTGcaattccatttccatttttcgacggttacttcatttatttttcatttctttttggcttttatgctccgtttatttttcatttctttttggcTGCTACTGCCGTTGCCATTTCTGCTTTCAAATGATGGGTAAGCTTCCttcttcttttattcttcattcgGTTGTTAATGCTGGAAGCCATCTTTCTAATTtccactctttcttcttcttctaacaCTATTGCTACCCACATCGACTGCCTAAGTAAGAAACCAATGTCCATGCCTGTTAGAGGAAAGGGAAAAACAGACCACCACTTCGATAATGTTGATCATGCTTTGAGTTtgttcacttctttttttttgtctctGGTTTTCTGAGATTTTGTTtagtttttgtgttttttttaatgtgatGGGAAATTGGGTTGGAATTGAAGTTGAGGGTCCTTTTGCAACTTTCAATTCTAAAGAAGGGGAAAAAATTGCTTGCAAGTTTTAGATATGGACTGACGGTATCTTTTAGAAGTTGTTTATGTAGGAAGTTCTTATTTGATGATTCAACTGCAGTTCCCAATTGATCTTCTATAGGATTATCCTTGGATCATGCTAAAGGATATATCAATCTGTGATTTATTTTGATTCTATTGGAAATTTGTGTCTGATATGATTGATACTATTTAAGGTTATTATTAGATTTGTTCTTCCTTGTTCATTTAGCAGCAATAGGAATTCTCAATATGAAATGTCATGGTTTGCTTTGTCTATAGTAGGGGTGTAAAGGTGCTTGCAAACTACTTGAAGAAAGACTCGAACTCGGTCGAGCTATCAATTGAGTCAAATTTGAGCTTTGTTAAATAATGGCATGTCTGGAAATCATGGACTGGGTAATGAAGTTAGTTGCTTTGTTAATTTATGGATTAATGGTTTTATAGGAACTTAAGTTAGTTTCTTTGTTAATTTGGGTAATGAACTTTGTCTGGAAATCAAGGACTGGTTAATGAAGTTAGTTGATTTGtagctttatttttgtttttgtatggTCTAATGCaaatccttttttttattatgCCATGTCGTCGTTGATAATCGCGAGTTGTGTAATTTTATGTTGTTCTTTCTCCTCCTCCTTCAGATTGGAAAAATTGGGAGCCTTAAAATGGGACAAGGTAGTGCATGGCAATCAAACGTGGAGGCTTATCACTTGCATCTGGCTGCACACTGGTGTTATTCATCTTCTTGCAAACATGTTGAGCTTGATCTTCATTGGAATTCGCCTTGAACAACAATTTGGATTCAGTACGTTATCTGTTCCCTTTTGCAGTGGTAGCGTACTATCGTCTCTTTTCATTCAACGTAGCATTTCTGTTGGTGCCTCTGGTGCTTTATTTGGCCTTCTTGGAGCAATGTTGTCAGAGCTGCTGACTAATTGGACTATCTATACAAATAAGGTAATATTAGTTGCCTCGGGTTCCTATCTACTTAGAAATACAATGAAGGGAAACCAGAGTTATATGTGATTTCTTTTTTCATGTGGCTTGAAAAGTAATAGAGGATATTGATTTTTTACCTTAATTTGTAGGCTGCAGCTCTGATCACACTCACGGTCATCATTGTCATTAACTTAGCAGTGAGGATTCTTCCTCACGTCGACAACTTTGCGCATATTGGAGGTTTCTTAACCGGTTTTCTCCTCGGGTTCGTTTTGCTGCTTCGTCCCCAATTCGGGTGGGTGGGACGTAAACATCTTCCTGCCAGTGCTCGTGTAACATCTAAGCATAAAGCATACCAATACCTATTTTTGGTGATAGCTATGGTTTTACTCATTGTTGGGTAAGTTCTCTCAACCCTACATTACTAGTTTAGCAGCTCGTGTTTATAATTTTGGTCCCGTTTGTTTAATTTCCTCTGTTTTCCTTTTTCGAATGATGACAGTTTCACAATGGGGTTGGTAATGCTGTTTAGAGGAGAGAATGGACATGACCATTGCAGCTGGTGCCATTACCTGAGCTGTGTTCCTACATCAAAATGGCACTGTGGGAACTAAGCAGACCTTTATTACATATCGTTCCCTGATTCTTTTCTAGTTTCctttacattttttacattttttaatttcttgGTGTTGTTACGTgcctatgtgtatatatatacatacatacatacgtacATGGTTAGTTTTTAGACTTCGAGTTATTTTATTCACTGTTGTTATGTGATTTGACATTTTATACACAAGTTGgtctaaatatatataataagcgaTTTTACTTGAAGAAAATACGAGAATATCTTTCAGTTTTTCCCTATAGTTTTAGCTAAAGGTTTTGGCTTTGCATTTTTGTGTGCTGAGATCAATATTTACTTTCCCTGAGGTCGTATCTATAATCTAACTTTGTCTCTTTGGACATTAAAGGatgaaagtttaattattagAGAATTAAGCTTTGCCTTTGCAAGTAATCaatattaaacatataaataccTTGTTTATGATATATTAAAATGGAATTAAGTAGACATTAAGCATTAAGATTCTCAAAActatttattatatgttactcATCAATTCACTAATAAAtttcacttaccatttcattttagCCCAAATATAGATTTATAGGACATAACGATATGTGGATAGAACACTGAATCACTAGAACaaatgtaaaaacaacttttccggaaaatattttcaggaaatctgtcaaacagtagaaaatattttacacagattcaatcaaacactagaaaatattttccagtaaatcattttacagaaaagtaaaacattttccagaaatcattttacggaaaacattttactggcaatcaaacagacccttaatttGACTTGATAAATAGACAGAATTAGTTGAGCTACTTGCTAGTTGCCACAAACCTAGCAAGCAAGAAAATATCATTTCCCTTAAATTGCAGTAATATATAAACTCTAATCCAACCTGCTATGctttaaatgttataaataattttgtgagaTTTGAACTTAACTAGTTTTCTTtccgaaagaaaaaaaagtctAACAAatgaacaacaacaaaaaaacgACTAAACATACGTAAGTACTGTACATATCTTCCATATTAA from the Gossypium hirsutum isolate 1008001.06 chromosome D09, Gossypium_hirsutum_v2.1, whole genome shotgun sequence genome contains:
- the LOC107920809 gene encoding RHOMBOID-like protein 3 — protein: MLRLFFISFWLLLPLPFLLSNDGLEKLGALKWDKVVHGNQTWRLITCIWLHTGVIHLLANMLSLIFIGIRLEQQFGFSTLSVPFCSGSVLSSLFIQRSISVGASGALFGLLGAMLSELLTNWTIYTNKAAALITLTVIIVINLAVRILPHVDNFAHIGGFLTGFLLGFVLLLRPQFGWVGRKHLPASARVTSKHKAYQYLFLVIAMVLLIVGFTMGLVMLFRGENGHDHCSWCHYLSCVPTSKWHCGN